The stretch of DNA GGTTGGAGCAAGCGCAAAATACCTAAGCTGCTCGCTCATCATTGAAGAGGGGCTTAGTATAGAGGAGCTTGAAAAGGTGCTTGGCTCGCTTGCAGAAACTTGCAAAGATAGCGGTGTAAGCGTAGTTTGCGGCGATACGAAGGTCGTGCCAAAGGGCAAATGCGATAAAATTTTCATAAACACAGCAGGTATCGGCGAGATAGTTTGCGAGGGTGTGGAGCTTAAAAATTTAAAAGCAGGGGCAAAAATTCTCATCTCTGGAGATGTTGGCAGACACGGCGGCGTGGTGCTAGCAGCAAGAGAAGAATTTGAGCTTGGGCTTGATTTAAAAAGTGACTGCAAGAGCCTAAAAGAGGTTGTATTAAAGCTATTTAGTGCTGGCATAAAACCACAAACTATGCGTGATGCGACAAGGGGCGGACTAAGTGCGGTGCTAAACGAGTGGGCTAAATTTAGCAAATTTGACATCTTAGTTTTTGAAGAAAATATCAAGGTCGCAGACGAAGTGATGGGCGTTTGTGAGCTATTTGGATTTGAGCCTTACGAGCTTGCAAATGAGGGCACTTTTGTGATGGCTGTCGATGAGAGTCAGGCTGAAGAGGCACTTGGGATTTTGCGAGAATTTGATAAAAACGCGATGATAATAGGCACGGTAATGGAAGCTAAAAACGAGCGTGTCATCATCGAAAACGCCTATAAATCAAGAAGATTTCTCGAGCCGCCAAAGGGCGAGCTACTACCAAGGATCTGCTAATGCATGAGCTTAGTATCGTTCAAAATTTAGTCAGCCTTTGCGAGAAAAATGCCGCCAAAGAAAACGCAAAAGAGATAAGCAAGATCGAGATAAAAGTTGGCCGTTTAAGCGGAGTGGAGCCTCATTATTTGCAGAGCGCTTTTGATGTTTATAAGGCTGGTACGATCTGCGAAAATGCCGAACTTGTGATAAATTTACAAGGCATTGTTATTGAGTGTTTGGATTGTAGATTTGGCGGGGAGCTTAGCGAAAATGACTTTACTTGTCCAAAGTGTAAAAGTCAAAATTTAAAGGTGACTGACGGCGAAGATATGTATCTGATGCGCCTTGAGATGAAGTAAATTTTACATATTTTTATATGTAAAATTTCATGCTTTTTATTAAAATATTTTAATAGCACTAGTATCAAAAAAATAGCTACCAAGGTCTTGATCTTTAGCTTTTGATATCCTTTTTACGCACTTTGCGAGCTGAGGATAATAAAAATAATCAAAAATGAGCGCTCACTCTTGGCTTTAGAAGCAGCCAATAATTTTTCTATAATTTTCGTGCTTTGTAGATTTAAACTACTCAAATATCAAAAACGGAGCCTGAATCACGTTTCTTATTATCTTTAGTGGCGAAAGCAAGGCGTCTTGCAGGATCTGCGTCGAGTACTCAGGCTTATCGGTAGTGCCACGTATGGCGATGACGGTTGAGAGCGAGCGGTCCTTGCCAAGGATTATTTGATTTACCAGTGGAATTTTATCAATGATACTGCTAGCATCTTTTAGTAGCTTTAGCTCAAGGTCGATATTTATCTTTTTGCTCTTTAGATCGATCATGCCACGCCCGCCGATATCAGCGCTTGTGCCTATCATTTCAATCGCCAAAAACTCGATCATATCGCCATTTCTAGTGAGTAAAATTTTACCATTTTTAACAGTAAAGCCCTTGTCGTTAAAGTCAGGTGTTTTAAAGCTAAGAAGCGATGGAACGGAGTTTAAAAAGCTAAGTAGCCTTTGATAAAAGATATAATCCTTTAAAAAAGTATCAAAAAATCTCACCTCAGCTTTGAAATTCTTCGAGTTTTCTCCAAGCATTTTTAGGCGAAATTTACCGCCTTCAAAGCTCTTGATACCAAAAAGGTCGTTTATAAATTCTCCGCTTATGTCGGTTGCGTCTAAATTTATACTCTTTTCATCATTAAAATAGCCAACTCTTCCTTGTTTTGCTAGCCCATTTAGTGAGGTGCTTTTGCCATTTTTCTCGGCGCTAAAGCTAGCAAATGGCAAGGTCTTGTTTAGATCCCTTAAAATGATATCGCCATTTTTTGCTAAAAGCTCAAGCGGAGTGCTTTGCTCGCTGGTTTTGTTATCGTCAAGCACTAGCAAATTTAGATCTTTAGTTTTTACGTTTATGGCTTTTTCTTTTATGTCTAGGCTTAGCTTTTTACTTGCACTATCTACCTTCACGCCAGCTTTTGAGACTAAAATTTTAAGATCATCGTTTTCATACTTTGAGCCATTTTTATCTAAAAACGGCAAATCAAAGTTTGCCTCTTTGGCAAAAATTTCAAGATCAGTAAAATCCTTGCTTTTTATGCTAAGCTCATCAAAACCATGCACGCCGTTTTGCTTTAAAACAGGCGAGCTCTCTATGAAAAATTTACTATTTTTTGTTGCTATTTTACTTTCACTGCCAAAGCTCATATCAAGCCCAAATGGCTCTATCTTAAGCAAAGTTTCACCAGCCTTGCTAAAGTCTAAAAATGCGCTAAATGGCTCATTTTTAAAGGCTAAAATTTCATCATTTTTCTCTTTTAGATCAAAGCTTTCTATCACGCCTTTTATCTCGCCAGTACTTTTTTGTAAATTTATATCAGCCTTAGCATTTGCTTTAAAAAACTCAAGCCCAAAGCCAGTAGCATCGATGCTTAAATTTGTCGTATTTATGAGCTTTACGAGAGCATTTTTGGTATTAAATTTACTTCCAGCTATTTCTAAAACCGCGTCACTTAGTTTAAATTCTCCATTTGCAATGACGCTTTTTTCATCAAAATTTTCTAAGCTTTTCTCATCAAGCTTTATCAAAATTTTTAAGCTAGCATCCATTTTTCCGCTAAGCTGCCTTACTGGCACGATGATTTTATAAGCTTTTAATATCTCATTTATAGCTTCATCATAAATTGATTTTGTCTTTATAAGTAGCTCTAAATTTGCGCTTTTTTCATCAAAGATATTATTTATCACAACGCTTGAGCCATCAAGCTTTTTACCCTTGTAAATAGGCGAAATAAGATCAAATTTAAGCTTTGAGTTTTTAAGTGTGATATTTGCCTCGCCTACATTTACGGCTGGCAAGCCTTTTTCAAATTTAACGAGCAAATTTTTAGTATTTGCGGTGGCATTTAGATCATTTAGATAAAAGTCATTTTTAGCTAGATCAGCCTTGCCATTTATCTCTTTTAGCTCGTAATCATCAGCAACGATGTATCCATATATCCAGCTTTTAACTTCACTATTTAGCTCTATGCGTCTGTCAAGCTCATCAATGAAGTTTTTAATGCTTCCAGCCTCGACATCGTAAGCTTTGTAGGTTAAAAATGTATCTTTTAGAGCAAAATTTAGCTTACCATGCAGCTCATGAGAAGTGAAATTTCCCTCAAATTTATAGTCATTTTTATCAAAATTTGCACTCCCTTCGCCGCTAATGCTGACGTTAAAATCCTTAAAGCTTAAATTTCTAACACTAAAAAGATCTATTCCGTCTTGCTGTTCGTTTTGGAATTTGATGTCTACATTTAAATAAGGGCTATCAACAAAAAATATATCATCTAAAAATAGAATTTTTAGTTTAAAATCATCGCCTATTTGTACATTTTCAAGTGAAATTTCTTGAAAAATCGTATCTATAAAATCTACGCTTTTACTAAGATTTAAAAGGCGCTCATCGCTGCTTTTTTGCTTGCTCTCTTTCTTAAAATTTGGAAGCCTTATCTGCTTTGCTCTTGCAATTATTTTTTTATCTAATTTTATATATAATTGCTCCAATTTTACGCCGTAAAACTCGAAATCGTTAATTTTTATGCCGTATTTTAAAAGTAAGATAAATGAAAGAATCAAGATGATAAAAAATTTTATGAAAAAGCCATATTTAGACATTTTTTTTGATATCGTAGCCATCATTTTCCTAAGTATTTTTGTCTATTTGGCACGCCCTATAAACACAAGCAAGGTCGTTTTTATACCAAAGGGAAGTGTGGGCGAGATTATATCTTATTTAGCTAATCGCAACTTTAACTTAAGCGTGATAGACAAGTACGCCATACTTTTTATCGGCTCTCCGCAATCTGGCTGGATAGAGATCGGCCAAGACAAAATTTCAAGGGTTGATTTTTTAAAAAAACTTGCAAAGTCAAAAGCGGCTTTAACCGAGATAACGCTAATACCAGGCGAAACAACTATCGTTTTTTTAAACCAGATCGCTGCCCAGCTAGGACTTGACCCAGTTAAGCTAAATAGCGAATATAACGCCCTTGCTCCAGTGAGTGATGGCTTTTTGATGCCAAATACATATAAAATTCCAATAGGCATCAGCGAAAGGCACCTTGCTTTTTATCTTGTAAATTCATCAAGAAAGGCTCAAAGCGATATCAGCAATAAAATTTTTGGCGAATACAATGAGAAAAAATGGTTTAAAATTTTAACGATCGCTTCGATCATCCAAAAAGAAGCGGCAAACGACGCTGAGATGCCACTTGTCGCCTCAGTAATTTATAACCGCCTAAATAAGGGCATGAGGCTGCAGATGGATGGCACACTAAACTATGGAATTTATTCGCACGATGTGATCACGGCTGAGCGCATAAGAAGTGATATGAGCGAGTTTAATACCTATCTAAACGACGGCATTCCGCCAAGTCCAGTCTGCTGCGTCTCGATAAGTGCGATCAAAGCGGCGATAAACCCTGCAAAGAGCGATTATTTATACTTTGTGCTTGACAAAAAGGCGAAAAAACACATTTTTTCAAAAACCTTAAGCGAGCACAACCAAAATATAGGAAAATAGAGCTAGAATTTGCGGCAAATGCCTAAAATACAACGAGATTTAATAAAGAAAGTGATAAATTTTAAAAAACTAAAAGGGCTAAAATGAGTGACATTATCTGGACCAAAACTGACGAAGCACCGCTATTTGCAAGCTACTCTCTCTTTCCTATCGTAAAGAGCTTTTTATCACGCGCTGACATTAGCATAACTAGGGCCGATATTAGCCTGGCTGGGAGAATTTTATCTCTTTTTAGCAAAGAGCTTGGACTAAATAAGTCCGATGAGCTGGAGCTTTTAGGCGAGCTGACCAGTCACAAAGAGGCAAATATCATAAAACTGCCAAACATCTCAGCCACGCTTGTTCAGCTAAAAGCAGCGATAGAGGAGCTTAGAAGCAAGGGCATAAATGTGCCTTTTTATCCAGATGAGATCATCACAGACTACGACGAAGAGGTTGCTAAAAAATACCAAAAAGTGCTTGGCAGCGCGGTAAATCCAGTGCTTAGGCAAGGAAACTCAGATAGAAGAGTCTTGCCACCGGTTAAAGAATTTGCCAAAAAACATCCACATAGCAACGGCAGCTGGGATAAGGCAAATAAGACAAAAATTTGCTACATGCAAAAGGGCGATTTTTATGAGAATGAGCGCTCAATTATCGCTAATAAAGATGAGAAATTTTATGTAAATTTCATAAGTGCGGATGGCAAAAAAGAGCTTTTAAAAGAGCTTGCTATCCAAAGTGGCGAAATAGTTGATGCTACATATTTAAGCGTAAACGAGCTAGATAAATTTTATGAAAGCTGCTTTGATGAGGCAAAAAAAGAGAATTTGACCTTGAGCTTGCATCTAAAATGCACGATGATGAAAGTTAGCGATCCAGTCATCTTTGCGCATGCGATAAAAAGCTATTTTAAAGAGGTTTTTACTGAATACGGCGAAGAATTTAAGGCTCACGGTGTGGAGGCTAAAAATGGCTTAAAAGATATGTTTTCTAAAATTTTGCAGCTTAAAAACAAAGATGAAATTTTGGCTAAATTTGATGAAATTTTGAGCAAAAAGGCAAAAATTTGGGCGTTAAATGAAAATGCCAGCAATTTTGACGTACCAAATGACGTCATAATAGACGCCTCCGTGCCAGCACTCATTAGAAGCTCTGGCAAGGTAAAAGATAGAAGCGGCGAGCTAAATTTCTCGCTTTGCATGATCCCAGATAGAACATACGCTAGGGTTTATGAGGCTTGCGTAGCGGACTTTAAGGAGCATGGCGCACTTGACGTGAGCAAGATCGGTAGCGTAGCAAACGTGGGGCTAATGGCTAAAAAGGCTGAGGAGTACGGCAGCCATGATAAGACCTTCATCGCAAAAGAGGACGGAGAATTTGTAGTTTTTGACGAAGCGGGCAAGAGCGTCTTTAAAATTGGCGTTAAAAAGGGCGACATTTTTAGGATGACTCAGGCTAAAGAAGACGCGATAAATGCGTGGTTTGAGCTTGCTTTAAAAAGAGGCGAGATATCAAAAGATGAGCTTATATTTTGGCTAGATAGTAGCCGTGCTCACGATAGAAATTTGATAGCTAAATTTGAAAGATTTAAAGAGAAATTTGCTAGCGCTGGCGTAAAATTTGAAATTTTAAACTACGAGCAAGCAACCACAAAAACGCTTAGCTTGATAAGAGCTGGCAAAAACATTATAAGCGTAACTGGTAACGTTTTAAGAGATTATTTAACCGATCTTTTCCCGATCTTTGAGCTAGGCGGCAGCTCAAAAATGCTCTCAGTTGTGCCGCTACTTGCTGGTGGAGCGATGTTTGAAACAGGTGCTGGCGGAACGGCCCCAACGCTTGTAAAAGAGCTAAAAGAGAAAAATCATCTACTTTGGGATAGCTTAGGTGAGTTTTTGGCGCTTAGTGCTTCGCTTGAACATCTAGCGTTTGTTAAGCAAAAAAAAGAGGCAAAAGAGCTAAGTGATGCGCTAAATAGAGCGGTTGCTAGCTATTTGGACGAAAATAAAACGCCAAATGCTACTCTTGATACTAGGGAGTCACACTTCTATCTGGCACTTTTTTGGGCAAGAGAGATGGCAAAAAGTGGCGGGATTTTAAGTAAAATTTTTGAAAATTTAGCAGACGGGCTAGAGAAAAATGAGAGCGAAATTTTAAAAGAGTTAAGACAAAATGATGGTGCAAGCGCGGAATTTGGCGGATATTATTTGCCAGATGAAGTAAAAGCAAATGAGGCCATGAGGCCAAGTAAAATTTTAAATCAAATAATAGGATGAGAAAATGAAAATAAGTATAGTTGGAGCAGGAAACGTCGGTGCGAGCATAGCATATGCACTTTGTATGAGGGAAGTTTGCGATGAGATCGTACTTGTGGATATATTTGGTGACGTGGCACGTGCAAAAGCGATCGATCTAGCGCAGTCAAGTTGCGTATTTAACGCAAAAACTACCGTTTGCGGTGGCGATGACTTTATGCTAATAGAGGGCAGTGATATCGTAGTGGTAACTGCTGGAAGCCCAAGAAAAGAGGGTCAAACAAGAGAGGACTTACTTCTTAAAAACGCCGTTGTTGTAAAACAAACAGCTCAAAATATCGCAAAATTTGCACCAAATGCGGTGATAATTGTCGTGACAAATCCGCTTGATGTGATGGTCTGGACGGCTCATAAATTTAGTGGCTTTAGCAAAAATAAAGTGATCGGCATGGCTGGTGAGCTTGATGGGGCAAGATGCAGATATGAGCTAGCACTTCTAAAAGATAAGGATGCAAAAGAGCTAAAGACAAAGATAATTGGCGCTCACAACGACGAGATGATCGTATCTGCTAGCAACATTAGCGAAAATTTAAACGAAAATGAGCTTGCAACTCTTAAAAAAGAGACAAGTACAGGTGGTGCAAAGATCGTTAAGCTTCTTGGCACTTCAGCTTACTATGCACCAGCAGCTGCAGTTGTGAAGATGTGTGAAGCGATAATAGGCAAGAGTGATGAAATTTTAAGCGCTAGCGTACTTCTTGATGATGAGCTAAGTTGCGGCAGGCTAGTAAGGCTTGGACGTGAGGGCTTAAAAGAAATTTTAGAGCTAAATATAAATGAAAGTGAGCAAGAGCAGCTAAGTAAAAGCGAAGCTGATATTAGAAAAAACATTAAATTTTTAAAAGAAAATTTGGATTAGGAATATAGATGATAATAAAAGAAAATGTACCTGTTTGGGTCGATGAGAGCAGGTGTAAAGCCTGTGATGTCTGCGTGAGCTACTGCCCAGCTGGTGTGCTAGCGATGAGACTTGAGCCAAAAGCGGTGCTTGGTAAGATGATAGAGGTCGTCTATGCTGACTCATGCATAGGCTGTCGCGACTGCGAGCTTCACTGCCCTGATTTTGCCATTTATGTGGCTGAAAAAGGCTTTAAATTTGCAAAGCTAACCGCTGAGAGCAAAGAGCGAGCTACTGCCGTAAAGGCAAATAAATTTGCAAAGCTTGGAGAGAGCGCATGAGAGAGCTAGTATCAACTGGAAATGCCCTAGTAGCAAGGGCTGCTGTCGAGTGTGGCTGTAACTTCTTTGGCGGATATCCGATCACTCCAAGTAGCGAGATCGCCCACGAGCTAAGCGTGCTTTTGCCAAAACATGGCGGCACATTTATACAAATGGAAGATGAGATAGCTGGGATTTCAGTTTCTCTTGGCGCAAGTGCGAGTGGTGCTAAGGCGATGACTGCTAGCTCAGGACCTGGAATTTCACTAAAGGCTGAGCAAATAGGCCTTGGCTTTATAGCTGAGATACCACTTGTCATCGTAAACGTTATGCGCGGTGGCCCATCAACTGGCTTGCCAACCCGCGTCGCACAAGGCGATATCTTGCAGGCTAAAAACCCAACTCACGGCGATGTAAATATGATAGTGCTAGCGCCTAGCAGCCTAGAGGAGTGCTATACGCAGACAGTTCGAGCGTTTAACCTTGCAGCTAGGTTTATGACGCCAGTTATGCTGCTACTTGATGAGACGATAGGCCACATGCAAGCAAGGGTTAGTTTGCCAGAGATTAGCGAGCTAGAAATTTATAAAAGAAGAGAATTTAATGGCGAGCCAAAAGAGTATAAACCTTATGAGGCCGCACCAGATGAGCCAGCTACGCTAAATCCTTTCTTTAAAGGCTATCACTACCACATAACTGGGCTTCACCACGGCGCCACTGGCTTTCCAACAGAAGATGGCAAGATCGTTGAATATTCGATGAATAGGCTGTTTAATAAGATAAATTTACACACTGACGAGTGCGAAAAATATGAAGAGTTTATGCTTGATGACGCTAAAATTTGCATCATCGCCTTTGGTAGTGTGGCGCTTTCAGCTAAGCAAGCGATATTAAATTTACGCGAAAAAGGGCTAAAAGTAGGGCTATTTAAACCGCTCACACTATTCCCAGCTCCAGCTAAAAAGCTAAAAGAGATATCAAATAAATTTAAGAAAATTTTAGTCTGCGAGCTAAATTTAGGCCAGTATAGTGGCGAAATTTTAAAGATCATCTTAAGAGATGACTTTGCAAAACTGCTAAAAGCAAACGGCAGACCGATAAGCCCAAGCGAGATCGAGGCGAAGATAGGAGAAATTTATGGCTTTTAATTATGATAAATATTTACGAACAGATAAAATGCCTACTCTTTGGTGCTGGGGCTGTGGCGATGGCGTCATACTAAAGGCGCTCATTCGCGCGATCGACACCATGGGCTGGGACATGAACGACGTTTGTGTAGTCTCAGGCATAGGCTGCTCTGGCCGTTTTAGTGGATATCTCGACTGCAATACCATCCACACAACTCACGGCAGAGCCGTAGCTTACGCAACTGGCGTAAAGATGGCAAATCCAGACAAGCACGTCATCGTAGTAACTGGCGATGGCGACGGACTGGCGATCGGGGGCAACCACACGATACACGGATGCCGCCGAAATATCGGGCTAAATCACATCCTAATAAACAACTTCATCTACGCGCTAACAAACTCTCAAACTAGCCCAACCACGCCAAAAGGTATGTGGACGGTCACAGCACAATACGGCAACATCGATCCTAGCTTTGACGCCTGTAAGCTCGCAACCGCCGCAGGTGCTAGCTTTGTCGCGCGTGGTAGCGTCATCGAGCCAGAGAAGCTTACAAAGCTCTTTGTAGAGGGCTTTAGCCACGATGGATACAGCTTTTTTGATGTATTTTCAAACTGCCATATAAATTTAGGTCGCAAGAACAAAATGGGCGAGGCGGTGAAAAATTTAGAGTGGATAAAGGGCCGCACGACTAGCAAGGTCAAATTCGACATGCTAAGTGACGAAGAGAAAGAGGGCATTTTCCCACTTGGTGTGCTTCACAAAGATGAAGAAAAGATCGAATACACCAAAGCTTACGACAAGGTAAGAAGGGCTGCAATGAGCAATGAAGCGATAAATTTTGAGGAGCTAGCATGAAGTCACAACTAAGATTTGTCGGCGTTGGCGGACAGGGCGTCATACTAGCTGGCGAGATCCTCTCAGCTGCCAAGATAAAAGCAGGCGGATATGGCGTCAAGGCCTCTACCTACACATCTCAGGTGCGTGGCGGTCCAACGAAGGTCGATATCATACTTGATGAGAAAGAAATTTTATACCCTTATGCAAACGAGGGCGAGATAGACTTTATGCTTGCTACCGCGCAGATAAGCTACAACGCCTTTAAAAGTGGCGTGAAAGAGGGCGGTGCGATCGTTGTTGAGCCAAATTTGGTAAAAGTGAGCGATGAGGATAAAAAGCGCTGGAAAATTTACGAAATTCCTATCATCTCTATCGCAAAAGACGAGGTTGGTAATGTCATCACTCAAAGCGTCGTAGCCCTTGGCGTAGCAGTGGCGATGAGTGGGTGCATGGATGAAAATTTAGTGTGTGAAGAGATGCTAGCAAGCGTGCCAGCTAAGGTCAAAGAAGCAAACGCAAAAGCTTACGAGCTAGGTCTAAAATACGCAAAAGAGCTTTTAAAATAAATTTTGGCTAATTTTTAGCCAAAATTCTACTATAAACAGAAAAATCAATTATTACTTTTCTTAAAATTTTAAGCATCACTTATCGATATAAAAGATTATATTTATAGTATTTATTTATCTTGCCAAAGCTATGAAATTTTTTAAAAATTGTTCTCATAATGCCTTATTTTAGCTTTCTTAAATAAAATATATTTTTAAATATTTAATAAATTAATAAATTATATTTAAGATTTGTTTTAGTAACATTTCAGATGTAAAATTTTTGTAAAAAGGAGTAAAAATTGAGTTACAAAATCTCAGTTGCAACATGTGCTGCACTTTTGATGTGCAGTGGTTTTTTAAGTCAAGTTTTTGCTGTGCAAACGACAAAACTTGAGGGTATCGAAGTAAATTCAGTCGGTGATAACATCAGCGAGAGTGGCATCGATGAAGGAATTTTAAGTAAAAGAGTAGCCGCTGGTCCTTTGGCTGATAAAAAAGTTATAGATATGCCTTATCAAGTAAATACAATCTCAAAAGAGGTTCTTGATAACCAAGGCGTTCAAGGTTTTGAAGATGCAGTTAGGTATTTTCCTTCAGCTTCTATTCAGTATCGCGGCGGTGGCGATGTTGGTCGTCCGCAAACCCGTGGTTTTCAAGGTTCAGTCGTAGGTAATGTTCTTTGGGACGGCTTTTACTCTACATCAACCACAGCTATACCTATGGCGATGTTTGAGAGTTTGCAGATCCAAAACGGCCTTGCTGGCTCGCTTTATGGTGGCGCCACGCCTTCTGGATATTTCCTCTACTCTCGTAAGTGCCCAGTTCCACTTCAAAATATCATCTAGACTGATTACAGCTCAAGGTCAAATTTGGGCGTAGGACTTGATACTTCAAATAAATTTGAAAAGGTTGGATATAGGGGCGTCTTTTACTACTCAGGCGGAGAAAAGAATGCCAAAGATAGCAAATTTTCTCGTCGCTTAGCCTCACTAGGACTTGATTTTTATCTTACAGAGAATTTAACACTTGAGACAAACTTTAGCCACTATGAGCATAAAAACTCAGGTATGCCAGGTGCTTTTAGTATGCCATTAACAAACGGAGTGGCAAATTTTGATGTACCTAGCCCTGTAAAAGATACCAAAAGAGGACTTGAGCAGTCTTTTGGTGGCAATCATCTTAAAACAACGACAGCTAGCGTAAAACTAAAATATGCTCCAACAGACAACTGGTATTTTGAAGGTGGCTATCAGTGGCAAAAGGCTATCAGAGATATGTATACCTCTAACAATGATTTTTTAAACTCAAAAGGTGATTTTAAGGTGACTCAAACTGGAGGAAGCGGAGCATCTGGCAGATTTGATGTAGATAGTTGGTTCTTAAAAGGTTTGACAAATTTTGAAACAGGTTCTTTATCACATAATTTTGCCGTAGCTATAAATGGATATCGCTGGACTATTTATAGTGCTAGAAATGAAGGCGGTGAAAAAGAACTTGGAACATCAAATTTATATAATCCAGTAATATTTAACGATCAGCACGTAGCAAAAGGAAGTGGCAGATATAAAAATAGAAGTAGTGATATGAAAAATGTATCTGTTGTTGATGATATTAAATTTAATGACTACTTTAGCACTATCTTGTCAGTTTCAAGAAGCTGGTTTACAAGCTATAAGCTAGATCCATCTAAAGAGAAAAACTATGATAAAAGTGGCTTTAACTACGGTGTAAGCCTTGTCTATAAACCAGTTGAAAACGTAAGCCTTTATACTACTTATGCAGATAGTATCTCAAATGAACAATCAACTTATACTTTTAGAAGAGGACCTAGAGCAGGCGAGACTTTAACAGTAGAGCCTATTAGAAGTAAACAATATGAGATCGGTGCAAAAGCAAGACTAGGTGAGCTTGATCTATCAGCTGCGATCTTTGAGATCAAACGTCCAGTAGCATACCTATTTGGAAATGGAGCAAGTGCAGAGTATAAAATTCAAGGCACACAAAGAAACCGCGGCTTTGAGCTAACTACTGGTGGAAAGCTTGTTGATACTTTAAGTATGTATGGTGGTTTTACACTTCTTGATGCTAAGATAAAAAATGCTAAAGATGGCGTATCTGAAGGCAAAACGGTTATTGGTG from Campylobacter concisus encodes:
- the hypE gene encoding hydrogenase expression/formation protein HypE; translated protein: MKKIMLSHGGGGEEMNSLINETIFKIFDNEILRQSNDSAILNLNGKIAFSSDSFVVTPIFFNGGDIGKIAACGTINDLAMVGASAKYLSCSLIIEEGLSIEELEKVLGSLAETCKDSGVSVVCGDTKVVPKGKCDKIFINTAGIGEIVCEGVELKNLKAGAKILISGDVGRHGGVVLAAREEFELGLDLKSDCKSLKEVVLKLFSAGIKPQTMRDATRGGLSAVLNEWAKFSKFDILVFEENIKVADEVMGVCELFGFEPYELANEGTFVMAVDESQAEEALGILREFDKNAMIIGTVMEAKNERVIIENAYKSRRFLEPPKGELLPRIC
- the hypA gene encoding hydrogenase maturation nickel metallochaperone HypA is translated as MHELSIVQNLVSLCEKNAAKENAKEISKIEIKVGRLSGVEPHYLQSAFDVYKAGTICENAELVINLQGIVIECLDCRFGGELSENDFTCPKCKSQNLKVTDGEDMYLMRLEMK
- a CDS encoding YhdP family protein — its product is MEQLYIKLDKKIIARAKQIRLPNFKKESKQKSSDERLLNLSKSVDFIDTIFQEISLENVQIGDDFKLKILFLDDIFFVDSPYLNVDIKFQNEQQDGIDLFSVRNLSFKDFNVSISGEGSANFDKNDYKFEGNFTSHELHGKLNFALKDTFLTYKAYDVEAGSIKNFIDELDRRIELNSEVKSWIYGYIVADDYELKEINGKADLAKNDFYLNDLNATANTKNLLVKFEKGLPAVNVGEANITLKNSKLKFDLISPIYKGKKLDGSSVVINNIFDEKSANLELLIKTKSIYDEAINEILKAYKIIVPVRQLSGKMDASLKILIKLDEKSLENFDEKSVIANGEFKLSDAVLEIAGSKFNTKNALVKLINTTNLSIDATGFGLEFFKANAKADINLQKSTGEIKGVIESFDLKEKNDEILAFKNEPFSAFLDFSKAGETLLKIEPFGLDMSFGSESKIATKNSKFFIESSPVLKQNGVHGFDELSIKSKDFTDLEIFAKEANFDLPFLDKNGSKYENDDLKILVSKAGVKVDSASKKLSLDIKEKAINVKTKDLNLLVLDDNKTSEQSTPLELLAKNGDIILRDLNKTLPFASFSAEKNGKSTSLNGLAKQGRVGYFNDEKSINLDATDISGEFINDLFGIKSFEGGKFRLKMLGENSKNFKAEVRFFDTFLKDYIFYQRLLSFLNSVPSLLSFKTPDFNDKGFTVKNGKILLTRNGDMIEFLAIEMIGTSADIGGRGMIDLKSKKINIDLELKLLKDASSIIDKIPLVNQIILGKDRSLSTVIAIRGTTDKPEYSTQILQDALLSPLKIIRNVIQAPFLIFE
- the mltG gene encoding endolytic transglycosylase MltG, whose translation is MIKNFMKKPYLDIFFDIVAIIFLSIFVYLARPINTSKVVFIPKGSVGEIISYLANRNFNLSVIDKYAILFIGSPQSGWIEIGQDKISRVDFLKKLAKSKAALTEITLIPGETTIVFLNQIAAQLGLDPVKLNSEYNALAPVSDGFLMPNTYKIPIGISERHLAFYLVNSSRKAQSDISNKIFGEYNEKKWFKILTIASIIQKEAANDAEMPLVASVIYNRLNKGMRLQMDGTLNYGIYSHDVITAERIRSDMSEFNTYLNDGIPPSPVCCVSISAIKAAINPAKSDYLYFVLDKKAKKHIFSKTLSEHNQNIGK
- a CDS encoding NADP-dependent isocitrate dehydrogenase; the encoded protein is MSDIIWTKTDEAPLFASYSLFPIVKSFLSRADISITRADISLAGRILSLFSKELGLNKSDELELLGELTSHKEANIIKLPNISATLVQLKAAIEELRSKGINVPFYPDEIITDYDEEVAKKYQKVLGSAVNPVLRQGNSDRRVLPPVKEFAKKHPHSNGSWDKANKTKICYMQKGDFYENERSIIANKDEKFYVNFISADGKKELLKELAIQSGEIVDATYLSVNELDKFYESCFDEAKKENLTLSLHLKCTMMKVSDPVIFAHAIKSYFKEVFTEYGEEFKAHGVEAKNGLKDMFSKILQLKNKDEILAKFDEILSKKAKIWALNENASNFDVPNDVIIDASVPALIRSSGKVKDRSGELNFSLCMIPDRTYARVYEACVADFKEHGALDVSKIGSVANVGLMAKKAEEYGSHDKTFIAKEDGEFVVFDEAGKSVFKIGVKKGDIFRMTQAKEDAINAWFELALKRGEISKDELIFWLDSSRAHDRNLIAKFERFKEKFASAGVKFEILNYEQATTKTLSLIRAGKNIISVTGNVLRDYLTDLFPIFELGGSSKMLSVVPLLAGGAMFETGAGGTAPTLVKELKEKNHLLWDSLGEFLALSASLEHLAFVKQKKEAKELSDALNRAVASYLDENKTPNATLDTRESHFYLALFWAREMAKSGGILSKIFENLADGLEKNESEILKELRQNDGASAEFGGYYLPDEVKANEAMRPSKILNQIIG
- a CDS encoding malate dehydrogenase codes for the protein MKISIVGAGNVGASIAYALCMREVCDEIVLVDIFGDVARAKAIDLAQSSCVFNAKTTVCGGDDFMLIEGSDIVVVTAGSPRKEGQTREDLLLKNAVVVKQTAQNIAKFAPNAVIIVVTNPLDVMVWTAHKFSGFSKNKVIGMAGELDGARCRYELALLKDKDAKELKTKIIGAHNDEMIVSASNISENLNENELATLKKETSTGGAKIVKLLGTSAYYAPAAAVVKMCEAIIGKSDEILSASVLLDDELSCGRLVRLGREGLKEILELNINESEQEQLSKSEADIRKNIKFLKENLD
- a CDS encoding 4Fe-4S dicluster domain-containing protein produces the protein MIIKENVPVWVDESRCKACDVCVSYCPAGVLAMRLEPKAVLGKMIEVVYADSCIGCRDCELHCPDFAIYVAEKGFKFAKLTAESKERATAVKANKFAKLGESA